One region of Catenuloplanes indicus genomic DNA includes:
- a CDS encoding SDR family NAD(P)-dependent oxidoreductase codes for MDLQLTGKSAFISGSSQGIGYAIARTLAGEGADVILNGRDPERLTAAVEALRQEVPGASVTGLPADFTDPGQVDRLCAEIPDVDILINNVGLFELKEFAQITDAEWRTYFDVNVLSGVRLSRRLLPAMLDRGWGRIIFVSSESGVNVPADMIHYGTTKTAMLSVGNGLAKLTKGTAVTVNSVLGGPTYSDGVAGTVRGLADAQSIPEETMKAAIIATNQTSLLGRFIEPREIADTVTFLSSPAASAINGSAVRVDGGVLTTVL; via the coding sequence ATGGATCTGCAGCTCACCGGGAAGTCCGCGTTCATCAGCGGCTCCAGTCAGGGCATCGGATACGCGATCGCGCGGACACTGGCCGGCGAGGGCGCCGACGTGATCCTCAACGGCCGCGACCCGGAGCGCCTCACCGCCGCCGTCGAGGCGCTCCGGCAGGAGGTGCCCGGCGCGTCCGTCACCGGCCTGCCGGCCGACTTCACCGACCCCGGCCAGGTCGACCGGCTCTGCGCCGAGATCCCCGACGTCGACATCCTGATCAACAACGTCGGCCTGTTCGAACTCAAGGAGTTCGCGCAGATCACGGACGCGGAATGGCGAACATACTTCGACGTCAACGTGCTCAGCGGCGTCCGTCTGTCCCGGCGCCTGCTCCCGGCGATGCTGGACCGCGGATGGGGCCGAATCATCTTCGTCAGCAGCGAGTCCGGCGTCAACGTCCCGGCCGACATGATCCACTACGGCACCACCAAGACCGCGATGCTCTCGGTCGGCAACGGCCTGGCCAAACTCACCAAGGGCACCGCCGTCACCGTCAACTCGGTCCTGGGCGGCCCCACCTACTCCGATGGCGTGGCCGGCACGGTCCGCGGCCTCGCCGACGCGCAGTCCATCCCCGAGGAGACGATGAAGGCCGCGATCATCGCGACGAACCAGACCTCCCTGCTGGGCCGTTTCATCGAGCCACGCGAGATCGCCGACACGGTCACCTTCCTGTCCAGCCCCGCCGCGTCCGCGATCAACGGCTCCGCGGTCCGGGTCGACGGCGGCGTCCTCACCACGGTGCTGTAA